From a region of the Eulemur rufifrons isolate Redbay chromosome 7, OSU_ERuf_1, whole genome shotgun sequence genome:
- the LOC138387308 gene encoding interferon omega-1-like codes for MALLLPLLTALVMCSCGPVGALSCDLPESQGRLSRKTLELLDQMRRVSTSLCLEDRSDFRFPREMVNGSQLQKAQAVSVLHEMLQQIFNLFHTERSSAAWTPTLLGRLRTGLHQQLEHLEACLVQVTAEEDSASAMENSTLALRRYFWGIRLYLQEKNYSDCAWEIVRVEVMGSFSSSTNLQEKLRRKDGDLGSS; via the coding sequence ATGGCCCTCTTGCTCCCCCTACTGACGGCCCTGGTGATGTGCAGCTGTGGCCCTGTTGGGGCTCTGAGCTGCGACCTGCCTGAGAGCCAAGGTCGGCTTAGCAGGAAGACCTTGGAGCTTCTGGACCAAATGAGGAGAGTATCCACTTCCTTGTGTCTGGAGGACAGAAGCGACTTCAGATTCCCCCGGGAGATGGTGAATGGCAGCCAGCTGCAGAAGGCCCAGGCCGTGTCTGTCCTCCACGAGATGCTCCAGCAGATCTTCAACCTCTTCCACACAGAGCGCTCCTCTGCTGCCTGGACCCCGACCCTCCTGGGCAGACTGCGCACTGGGCTTCACCAGCAGCTGGAACACCTGGAGGCCTGCTTGGTGCAGGTGACGGCGGAGGAAGACTCTGCCAGTGCGATGGAGAACTCGACCCTGGCCTTGAGGAGGTACTTCTGGGGAATTCGTCTCTACCTGCAAGAGAAGAACTACAGTGACTGTGCCTGGGAAATTGTCAGAGTGGAAGTCATGGGCTCCTTCTCTTCATCAACAAACTTGCAGGAAAAGTTaagaaggaaggatggagacCTAGGGTCATCTTGA
- the LOC138387307 gene encoding interferon alpha-10-like, which translates to MASPLSVLMALLGLSCMSICSLGCDLPQTHGLGNRRALRLLAQMRRISPLSCLEDRNDFRFPQEEFHGNQFQKAQAISVLHELVQQIFNLFSTKDSSDAWDQTLLDKFCTGLYQQLDELEACLMQDVGVEETPLMNEDSILAVRKYFQRIIVYLKEKKYSPCAWEVVRAEIMKSISSSTTLQERLKREE; encoded by the coding sequence ATGGCCTCGCCCTTGTCTGTACTGATGGCCCTGCTGGGGCTCAGCTGCATGTCCATCTGCTCTCTGGGCTGTGATCTGCCTCAGACCCACGGCCTGGGTAACAGGAGGGCCCTGAGACTGCTGGCACAAATGAGGAgaatctctcctctctcctgcctggaGGACAGAAATGACTTCAGATTCCCCCAGGAGGAGTTTCATGGCAACCAGTTCCAGAAGGCTCAAGCCATCTCTGTCCTCCATGAGCTGGTCCAGCAGATCTTCAACCTCTTCAGCACAAAAGACTCATCTGATGCTTGGGATCAGACCCTCCTAGACAAATTCTGCACTGGACTCTATCAGCAGCTGGATGAGCTGGAAGCCTGTCTGATGCAGGACGTGGGAGTGGAAGAGACTCCCCTGATGAATGAGGACTCCATCCTGGCTGtgaggaaatacttccaaagaATCATTGTCTacctgaaagagaagaaatacagcCCCTGTGCCTGGGAGGTTGTCAGGGCAGAAATCATGAAATCCATCTCTTCATCAACAACCTTGCAAGAAAGATTAAAGAGAGAGGAATGA
- the LOC138387306 gene encoding interferon omega-1-like — MALLLPLLTALVMCSCGPVGSLGCDLPESQGRLSRKTLGLLDQMRRVSTSLCLEDRNDFRFPREMVNGSQLQKAQAVSVLHEMLQQIFNLFHTERSSAAWTPTLLGRLRTGLHQQLEHLEACLVQVTAEEDSASAMENSTLALRRYFWRIRLYLQEKNYSDCAWEIVRVEVMGSFSSSTNLQEKLRRKDGDLGSS, encoded by the coding sequence ATGGCCCTCTTGCTCCCCCTACTGACGGCCCTGGTGATGTGCAGCTGTGGCCCTGTTGGGTCTCTGGGCTGTGACCTGCCTGAGAGCCAAGGTCGGCTTAGCAGGAAGACCTTGGGGCTTCTGGACCAAATGAGGAGAGTATCCACTTCCTTGTGTCTGGAGGACAGAAACGACTTCAGATTCCCCCGGGAGATGGTGAATGGCAGCCAGCTGCAGAAGGCCCAGGCCGTGTCTGTCCTCCACGAGATGCTCCAGCAGATCTTCAACCTCTTCCACACAGAGCGCTCCTCTGCTGCCTGGACCCCGACCCTCCTGGGCAGACTGCGCACTGGGCTTCACCAGCAGCTGGAACACCTGGAGGCCTGCTTGGTGCAGGTGACGGCGGAGGAAGACTCTGCCAGTGCGATGGAGAACTCGACCCTGGCCTTGAGGAGGTACTTCTGGAGAATTCGTCTCTACCTGCAAGAGAAGAACTACAGTGACTGTGCCTGGGAAATTGTCAGAGTGGAAGTCATGGGCTCCTTCTCTTCATCAACAAACTTGCAGGAAAAGTTaagaaggaaggatggagacCTGGGGTCATCTTGA
- the LOC138387309 gene encoding interferon alpha-10-like, whose product MASPLSVLMALLGLSCMSICSLGCDLPQTHGLGNRRALRLLAQMRRISPLSCLEDRNDFRFPQEEFDGNQFQKAQAISVLHEMIQQIFNLFSTKDSSDAWDQTLLDKFCTGLYQQLDELEACLMQDVGVEETPLMNEDSILAVRKYFQRITVYLKEKKYSPCAWEVVRAEIMKSISSSTTLQGRLKREE is encoded by the coding sequence ATGGCCTCGCCCTTGTCTGTACTGATGGCCCTGCTGGGGCTCAGCTGCATGTCCATCTGCTCTCTGGGCTGTGATCTGCCTCAGACCCATGGCCTGGGTAACAGGAGGGCCCTGAGACTGCTGGCACAAATGAGGAgaatctctcctctctcctgcctggaGGACAGAAATGACTTCAGATTCCCCCAGGAGGAGTTTGATGGCAACCAGTTCCAGAAGGCTCAAGCCATCTCTGTCCTCCATGAGATGATCCAGCAGATCTTCAACCTCTTCAGCACAAAGGACTCATCTGATGCTTGGGATCAGACCCTCCTAGACAAATTCTGCACTGGACTCTATCAGCAGCTGGATGAGCTGGAAGCCTGTCTGATGCAGGATGTGGGAGTGGAAGAGACTCCCCTGATGAATGAGGACTCCATCCTGGCTGtgaggaaatacttccaaagaATCACTGTCTacctgaaagagaagaaatacagcCCCTGTGCCTGGGAGGTTGTCAGGGCAGAAATCATGAAATCCATCTCTTCATCAACAACCTTGCAAGGAAGATTAAAGAGAGAGGAATGA